CTGACAATTCATTTTGCAAATTTGTTTCTTGTAAAAGCACATACAAAGAACATTTAGGAGGAAAGACAAGCTGGAAGACGAACCAACTCAACTCAAAACAAGTTGAACTCAGTAGCAGCTCGTCAACGACTAAGTCCAGGAACTAGAAGCCCCATCTAGGTTCACCATTCAACCATGGATGGGATAGAATATGTATTCGGTATTTTCCACATACAAACAGAATGTCAAACCAAAACAATCACTGAGACTACAATTccatatttatatatttcacCAAACGTTCGAAGACTTTCGACATACTTTGGTTTCACTTTACCAATACAAACAGGTCATGCGGTAAAGGAAACATATGCAATTCAGAGGGGAAAAACAGACAAAAAGGATTTCAGAACTCATCGAAACCCAAAAATCAGATTAGACAAATCAGAGGCCTGGTTGTCAAATTATAGCACAAAAAAGTAGTACAATGGTATACAATCAGAAGCAGAGTTATGGAAGTAAGGCTGGCATCTAACAAACAGTGACAGGCAGGACAAAAAGACGAGTACAACAAATTCCAATGCAAGCTGCACCTGCTCTGAATGTTTAAAATCAATGTAACATTCATAATCAAGGACCAGAAAACAGAGTTGATGGCTGAGTATTCCAGAACAAGAAGCTATTGACTCCTAGTCAAGATGATCACCTTTAGGCAAAAATATTTCTTAGTACACTGAGGAATTAAGTCACTGCAGTCTAAGCTCTTGCATGTCTTAAATTACCAAATAGCCTActtgaaataaaacaaaactgAATAACCACACGAGATTTACTAAACTTCAAAGTGAAACCAATTACTGTGAAACGCCCAACCACTTTGAGAAGTTCTCAAACTCGGTGTAATCACTATCTGAGATCATTGTTTTGTACCATGACTTTCCAGCAGCTTTTACAGCAGACGTCTCCTCCTGTCAGAAGCAAAAAAATAGTATAATGAACGAGGGCTCATTGAGGCAACATTAGAACTAAATAATACCAAATTGACCAAGTCAAGAAAGTTGGGGCCACTCATGCCCAAAACAAGTCTTAGGCCCCTTCAACTATTATCAAGCAAAAGCAAAGAGAACAGGATAGCAAGAAACTATCAACCAATGACGACACTAAAACAAAAAAGTAAGACCCATCGGTTACTGCAAACCAGTCAGATAAATCCAAAACTCTCTATTAGATCAGGTATTTCATCATCAATTAAAAAAGCACAAAGCCTAGAACCTGTAAAGTTGTTAGAAATGATCAATCATTACTCAGAACCCATAAAGCCAGTTAAGACATCTAGAAAAAGCCAGTCAAACAAAGCTACAGTGCCAGACATGTAATGAAACCTTAAGATTATCGTTTAGAATGTAACCAAGCATGCTAATTTAGGACAAGCATCTATTAAGAACGTCCAGGACAAGATAAGAAAATATCAGCACACACACCATATCATGTAATACACAACTCTGCGCCCGAGTTCATATGTATAAAAACAAAAGTCAGTAGCAATAACCAAAACtacaacaaagaaagaaaaacatccAACGCACCActacattgaaaaaaaaaaggacttgaAAGCCAACTAAAAGGATGAACCAGACAACCAATAGAAACAAACAGAAGCACAAGTTGTGATGTTAATTAAGTTAACTTTGCATCATGATAACATTTTAAATCATCAAACTAAATCACAGTGGGTTCCGATAATTATTAGCTGTATTCCTTCCATCACAACTTGTCCATATTCAAAGCTATTATCAATTATCTAAATTAACATCAGTTGCATGGCAGGAAGTCATCTAAATTCCTCAATTCTTGTATATTATTAGAGAACACAACAGTTTATAAAGCCACTAATGCTTGATGcaagaaaatctgaatttttatTTACCAAAAGGGTTGAGCTTGTTTATTAAAGACTCAATCTGAATCATATAGACATCAAGGTTTTCAGTAGAAAATGGAACACGCATTCTGTAGCCTAAAGCATACCAACACGGGCAGATAGATACATCATCTACAGTTGCATCAATATTCCAACAGAATCAAGCATAGAAAGGAGagggaaaaataataatataaaccATATACCTTCGTCATTGGACTCCTCTTCTTGGCCAGCTTCTCCCTCTTAGCCTCAACACGCTGTTTCTCAGCCAAGAGAGCCATCCTCCTAGCAGTCTTGGCATAAGGATTGAGCTTGAGCAAACAATTCAAATTCTTAAGAGGGTTCTTCTTCATTGGTGCCCTCTTCACCACCTTCTTGATTGGCCTCACCACAGATTGCACCTCGTCAGAGTTGATAATTCTGGCCAAATCACCATTCACCATCTTAGCCCTGGGCAAAACATACCCCTTCTTCTTCAAGGAAGGCTTATCAAATGACCCGTAAATCTCATCCAATTTCTCAAATGCTGATTTCGTCCAAACAATAAACCTCCCAACGTGACCTCCCGGAGCAAGTTTCAACAAATTCAAACGGTCCACGTGGGCCACCTCGACTCCAGGAATGTTGCGGAAGGCCTTCACGAGCTTGGCCCCCTCAGTACCGTACACAACCAGAGGACCTTTCCTGGAGATGTAGCGGCGGTTACGCATCTTGCCCTTTCCTGGGCGGATGCCCTGGCTGTCCTTAGCCTTCTCAGCATCAGGGTAAGCCCCAATTTTCTTGAGAAGACTGATAGCATTGGAGGTTTTCTCCACGGCCTCAGCAGAATCGGAGATCACACAGGGGATTTGCGGGACAGATTCGATGCGGTGACCGCGGGCCATGACAAGGGAAGGCACAGCAGAGGCGGCGATGGCAGAAACCACGGCATATCGTTTCTTGTTGACTGGGACCTTGCGGTGCCAACGACGCCAGATCTTAGTCGGAGCGAACATGCGGCCGCCGCGGCACATGTTGCCATAGGCACCCTGGCCAGCACGGTGAGTGCCGCCGCCAGGAACACGAGGGATACGGGAAACAGCGCGACCAGTACCCCAGGACTCGGCGGAGGTCTGGTGGCCGGCGGACCTAGAGACGGCGTAGGGTTGGCGGGAGTTCTTGGAAATGTCGCGATGAACGTCTTGGAGGATGTCGGGGCGGATTGGGGCTTTCATGACGTCAGGCAGAGGGAGGGAGTTGGCGTCGGCCTCCATTTCATTCTCAAGAGGGATAACGGTAACTACCGGGAGAGCGGCGGCGGAAGCCATTTCTGGTGCGGGTAACTGAGGGGTTTGGGAATTGGGAGAGTGCGTTTAGGGTTTTAACATAGCGATATGTATAACTACGTATATATATCTGCTGTCCAATTAACGATCCAATGTCAGGCCTAATATGCCATCAATTGGGCCAGACCTAATATGCCATTAATTGGGCCAGATCTTGATCAAACTATAAATAATTAGTtctttttttctagatttttcaattattttaatatataaaatccaattaaaaactttgaaataggAGGTTATAACTAATTTtgtcaccaatcaaatttaaaatctaaaacttTCCTATTAGCTCTCCATGTTAGGCAAATTAATTGAGTGTTTCATAAATCGTTTATAGTTTACTATTCAGATTTTAAACCCTTTTTACTccttaaataaagaaaatacatTTGTCAAGCCAAATACTATGGGATAATTAATTATTTCCATTTTAAAATCATTCACCCTATTATCCTTTTATCACTTCAGCCCTTTTTACTCCttcaatttttatttgtcaAGTCAAATTCTCAGGAATAGTGTGATTAGTCCAATTTTTAAGTCATTCACCCAATTATATCTTCATCACTTTCCTTCTGAATGCAATAATCATTTGTTAAGTCTTCTAATGATATATTTGATTACTCTTGTGCTTTAATGATTCACCCCATAATAACTAAATCAGTTTTTTTGTGGGTTTAAACTTATTttgttatcatttttttttgtatttagttAGCTTACGGCACTTtagtaagtttttttttatggTGGACTTTGTTTAGTAagtttgttttttaaaaaattttaagttgttAACATTGAAACTTATACTTTAACATTAAATATGAGTATGTAAATAATAATTATGACATTTTATTTGCACTTGGAATAAACTTAATATTACTATTGTGCAAGCATAtagatgatttttcatatagcaCATGTACATCAAAAAGTgcatataaaagaaaatttatgtATGAATTCTAAATCAATAAAGGTAAAATTAGATGGTTGTTTTTGGCGGCATCTTAGCAATATTTCGATGAAAATTTAGTATTTCCCCAAACTTATACCcaaatttttaaactttttcttGATAACCACTCTAGCTTTTATTTGATAAAAACATTTGAAAAATGAGGCAATGAATCCTAAATAATAAAAGGAATCGAAAATATAGGATCGTAGGATTGAGGACGATAGAACTTGAGGAAGAGCTATCAAATTGAGATGATTCATGTGGGTTTAAGCAAGTTATAATTGGATTAACCTATATATAACTACTTAGTTAATAATTCAAAATGGATGAGTCATAAATGAACATAGTTTTAGATGGGTTTGGGTTATTCATGCTTATTCATGGCCCattattaaattttatttactttttctccCACATTTTGTTTAGTAATAAAACACTATATCATTCTAAATTTGTAATAAAAAATGACAACATATCAAGTTAATAAGTAAAGTTTGCCCAAATAAAGCgaaaaaacataaaatattaCACAGAGGAACCTAAATTGGTGATCATGGtaagtttcaaattttgtcaCTCTACAAGAATCTAAAATTAATTTAGGTATTAACACAAACAATCAATTAACACTCAAGAAATTTAGGAGACTTTTATGAAAGGAAGGGAGGAAGTATgataaattttaaaacaaaataaaagaatggaaattaaagaagaagaaaagcgcAAAATATGTCTCTGCAAAAATTAGAATATAATTATTAGATCGGTAGTAATTTAGATTCACCCACTAATGGTTGAGTTCGAATctacatttaatttaattaggtCAAAATAAGTGATCCAAATTAATGAGTTTAATTGGGTTAACCGTTTGAATCTAATTTAATTATATATGTAAACCCATTTGTTAATGCTCGAGCTAAATAAAAACAGGAAAATctctataaattaataatctTCGAACCATAAAAATTCTATTAATTTGAAGAGTTATTAATTAATTGATAAAATAatgatttattaatttatcaagcGTATTAGCAATTCAAAAAAACTTTCATTTGATCAactaaagttttattttattttataaaaatatgaattattctATTAATCAAAGGAGACTAAAAGTCCATAGAATATAAACCAATTCATATCTACATGATTTGCAAGTGTAATTTAATTCCTACTAATGTACGTAATTGATATCATATTCCTATTATTAAGGGGTCAAAAGGATTTAGGAATACTAAATAATTTCACTTCTATTTTATTAAATGCATACAATGAATCAGATTAAtaatactatatatatatatatatatatatatggcaaGGAAGTCTTCTTATAATAAATAAACACAAAGTCTTCTTACATATTTCATTGTTAAATTATGGCTTCTCATTTAAAAGGTATTCATAAATAACTGATGAATTGCATAAAGCATTATATGAATataatatatgtaattttaatgaattattaatttatgaatgGTATGTATGTaaggttttcaaaaaaattattatctcGTTATTTAATCgaaattattaatttagcttGTTAGCCCAAGTTGAGAcccaaaaaattattatttagtaATGGTTATTAATttaagaaatattaatttatatagGTTTTATTATAGGTTTCTTTATACAACTATCAATGGATGGAAAGACTATTAGGATAGGAAGCCATTTCTGAGTACAACAACTTCAGAGGGATGGGTGTAACTAAAGGACTCTCTCTAAAAAGATTTAGGGGTTTGGTGAAGTAACAATCTACAAGGGTttggaggtttatgaaatttgCAGTTTTAGTCTTTCAAGTTTGAATAATATCAGCTTCAAAATGCAAAAGTGCCTAAGTCCTATTTTactaaattcaaataaaaatatgtAAAGTTAGCAACAATATTGAAAATTGGGAGAGACTGAAGTGTGTTTAGGGTTTTATAAGGTTTTTCAGAAACATCCCCAAGGTTTTATGGAGGCTGTGTTTGGTTCCATAGAATTGAAAATGAAATGGAATCACAATTCCCTGGAATTGAAATTCTATGAATAGtaattccaaaattttggaATTCTTTTGTTTGGTAAATGTATAGAATTATTATAGAAATTCATTtggaattccaaatcttttgttTGAATGAAACAAGAACTCGTTCGGAATTagaattgtttaaatttggaattcaaatttttttaacaCTTATATTTGGAATTGGTGGTTCCTTTCAAAATTACTtatattttttggaataaactTGAAAGATAAAACTTGATTAAATTTGCACAAAATAATTATATGATGGAAAGTCTTTCTACCAGAgtatacaaaattaaattatagTGTCTTCTCTTCTACAAAATTGAACTTTTACTTGAATATGTACCCACAataatataaattaatatatatatatagaaagaAGAATTAATATGCTCAtaacttaaaagaaattcattCCTAAACAATTCTAATAAGAATGTTTCCTATATAGCATCACTTTCATATGCTTCTTATAAATTTCAAATAGAAGATGAaggaaaatgacaaaaaaaaaaaagactaaatGCTTGCCCAATCAATAAATTATTTATTCCTAATGATCNNNNNNNNNNNNNNNNNNNNNNNNNNNNNNNNNNNNNNNNNNNNNNNNNNNNNNNNNNNNNNNNNNNNNNNNNNNNNNNNNNNNNNNNNNNNNNNNNNNNNNNNNNNNNNNNNNNNNNNNNNNNNNNNNNNNNNNNNNNNNNNNNNNNNNNNNNNNNNNNNNNNNNNNNNNNNNNNNNNNNNNNNNNNNNNNNNNNNNNNNNNNNNNNNNNNNNNNNNNNNNNNNNNNNNNNNNNNNNNNNNNNNNNNNNNNNNNNNNNNNNNNNNNNNNNNNNNNNNNNNNNNNNNNNNNNNNNNNNNNNNNNNNNNNNNNNNNNNNNNNNNNNNNNNNNNNNNNNNNNNNNNNNNNNNNNNNNNNNNNNNNNNNNNNNNNNNNNNNNNNNNNNNNNNNNNNNNNNNNNNNNNNNNNNNNNNNNNNNNNNNNNNNNNNNNNNNNNNNNNNNNNNNNNNNNNNNNNNNNNNNNNNNNNNNNNNNNNNNNNNNNNNNNNNNNNNNNNNNNNNNNNNNNNNNNNNNNNNNNNNNNNNNNNNNNNNNNNNNNNNNNNNNNNNNNNNNNNNNNNNNNNNNNNNNNNNNNNNNNNNNNNNNNNNNNNNNNNNNNNNNNNNNNNNNNNNNNNNNNNNNNNNNNNNNNNNNNNNNNNNNNNNNNNNNNNNNNNNNNNNNNNNNNNNNNNNNNNNNNNNNNNNNNNNNNNNNNNNNNNNNNNNNNNNNNNNNNNNNNNNNNNNNNNNNNNNNNNNNNNNNNNNNNNNNNNNNNNNNNNNNNNNNNNNNNNNNNNNNNNNNNNNNNNNNNNNNNNNNNNNNNNNNNNNNNNNNNNNNNNNNNNNNNNNNNNNNNNNNNNNNNNNNNNNNNNNNNNNNNNNNNNNNNNNNNNNNNNNNNNNNNNNNNNNNNNNNNNNNNNNNNNNNNNNNNNNNNNNNNNNNNNNNNNNNNNNNNNNNNNNNNNNNNNNNNNNNNNNNNNNNNNNNNNNNNNNNNNNNNNNNNNNNNNNNNNNNNNNNNNTTTCATAAATCGTTTATAGTTTACTATTCAGATTTTAAACCCTTTTTACTccttaaataaagaaaatacatTTGTCAAGCCAAATACTATGGGATAATTAATTATTTCCATTTTAAAATCATTCACCCTATTATCCTTTTATCACTTCAGCCCTTTTTACTCCttcaatttttatttgtcaAGTCAAATTCTCAGGAATAGTGTGATTAGTCCAATTTTTAAGTCATTCACCCAATTATATCTTCATCACTTTCCTTCTGAATGCAATAATCATTTGTTAAGTCTTCTAATGATATATTTGATTACTCTTGTGCTTTAATGATTCACCCCATAATAACTAAATCAGTTTTTTTGTGGGTTTAAACTTATTttgttatcatttttttttgtatttagttAGCTTACGGCACTTtagtaagtttttttttatggTGGACTTTGTTTAGTAagtttgttttttaaaaaattttaagttgttAACATTGAAACTTATACTTTAACATTAAATATGAGTATGTAAATAATAATTATGACATTTTATTTGCACTTGGAATAAACTTAATATTACTATTGTGCAAGCATAtagatgatttttcatatagcaCATGTACATCAAAAAGTgcatataaaagaaaatttatgtATGAATTCTAAATCAATAAAGGTAAAATTAGATGGTTGTTTTTGGCGGCATCTTAGCAATATTTCGATGAAAATTTAGTATTTCCCCAAACTTATACCcaaatttttaaactttttcttGATAACCACTCTAGCTTTTATTTGATAAAAACATTTGAAAAATGAGGCAATGAATCCTAAATAATAAAAGGAATCGAAAATATAGGATCGTAGGATTGAGGACGATAGAACTTGAGGAAGAGCTATCAAATTGAGATGATTCATGTGGGTTTAAGCAAGTTATAATTGGATTAACCTATATATAACTACTTAGTTAATAATTCAAAATGGATGAGTCATAAATGAACATAGTTTTAGATGGGTTTGGGTTATTCATGCTTATTCATGGCCCattattaaattttatttactttttctccCACATTTTGTTTAGTAATAAAACACTATATCATTCTAAATTTGTAATAAAAAATGACAACATATCAAGTTAATAAGTAAAGTTTGCCCAAATAAAGCgaaaaaacataaaatattaCACAGAGGAACCTAAATTGGTGATCATGGtaagtttcaaattttgtcaCTCTACAAGAATCTAAAATTAATTTAGGTATTAACACAAACAATCAATTAACACTCAAGAAATTTAGGAGACTTTTATGAAAGGAAGGGAGGAAGTATgataaattttaaaacaaaataaaagaatggaaattaaagaagaagaaaagcgcAAAATATGTCTCTGCAAAAATTAGAATATAATTATTAGATCGGTAGTAATTTAGATTCACCCACTAATGGTTGAGTTCGAATctacatttaatttaattaggtCAAAATAAGTGATCCAAATTAATGAGTTTAATTGGGTTAACCGTTTGAATCTAATTTAATTATATATGTAAACCCATTTGTTAATGCTCGAGCTAAATAAAAACAGGAAAATctctataaattaataatctTCGAACCATAAAAATTCTATTAATTTGAAGAGTTATTAATTAATTGATAAAATAatgatttattaatttatcaagcGTATTAGCAATTCAAAAAAACTTTCATTTGATCAactaaagttttattttattttataaaaatatgaattattctATTAATCAAAGGAGACTAAAAGTCCATAGAATATAAACCAATTCATATCTACATGATTTGCAAGTGTAATTTAATTCCTACTAATGTACGTAATTGATATCATATTCCTATTATTAAGGGGTCAAAAGGATTTAGGAATACTAAATAATTTCACTTCTATTTTATTAAATGCATACAATGAATCAGATTAAtaatactatatatatatatatatatatatatggcaaGGAAGTCTTCTTATAATAAATAAACACAAAGTCTTCTTACATATTTCATTGTTAAATTATGGCTTCTCATTTAAAAGGTATTCATAAATAACTGATGAATTGCATAAAGCATTATATGAATataatatatgtaattttaatgaattattaatttatgaatgGTATGTATGTaaggttttcaaaaaaattattatctcgttatttaatcaaaattattaatttagcttGTTAGCCCAAGTTGAGAcccaaaaaattattatttagtaATGGTTATTAATTTAAGAAATATTAATTCATATAGGTTTTATTATAGGTTTCTTTATACAACTATCAATGGATGGAAAGACTATTAGGATAGGAAGCCATTTCTGAGTACAGCAACTTCAGAGGGATGGGTGTAACTAAAGGACTCTCTCTAAAAAGATTTAGGGCTTTGCTGAAGTAACAATCTACAAGGGTttggaggtttatgaaatttgTAGTTTTAGTCTTTCAAGTTTGAATAATATCAGCTTCAAAATGCAAAAGTGCCTAAGTCCTATTTTactaaattcaaataaaaatatgtAAAGTTACCAACAATATTGAAAATTGGGGAGAGACTGAAGTGTGTTTAGGGTTTTATAAGGTTTTTCAGAAGCATCCCCAAGGTTTTATGGAGGCTGTGTTTGGTTCCATAGAATTGAAAATGAAATGGAATCACAATTCCCTGGAATTGAAATTCTATGAATAGtaattccaaaattttggaATTCTTTTGTTTGGTAAATGTATAGAATTATTATAGAAATTCATTtggaattccaaatcttttgttTGAATGAAACAAGAACTCGTTCAGAATTagaattgtttaaatttggaattcaaatttttttaacaCTTATATTTGGAATTGGTGGTTCCTTTCAAAATTACTTATATTTTTTGGAAGAAACTTGAAAGATAAAACTTGATTAAATTTGCACAAATTAATTATATGATGGAAAGTCTTTCTACCAGAGTGtacaaaattaaattatagTGTCTTCTCTTCTACAAAATTGAACTTTTACTTGAATATGTACCCACAATAATATAaattaatatgtatatatatagaaaGAAGAATTAATATGCTCAtaacttaaaagaaattcattCCTAAACAATTCTAATAAGAATGTTTCCTATATAGCATCACTTTCATATGCTTCTTATAAATTTCAAATAGAAGATGAaggaaaatgacaaaaaaaaaactaaatgcTTGCCCAATCAATAAATTATTTATTCCTAATGATCAAGATCTAACACAAAACCACATAATCTAGAACAAATATTTAAGAATTACATTTCAAGTGCAAAATAGCATACATATGTTTATCAATAcaagaaaaatatattcacaGAATTATCCAAACTCCTCTGCtacaatcatttcttttaagtGGTCCTTCAAAACATACTCAAGTCATTTTTGCTTCAAGGTGGTTGTTAGTCTTGTTATCTTCAAGACATCAAGGGGAACCATTCCATCAGCCTAGTTGAGAAAATTCATTGGCACTGGAATTTTAACATTCAAGCATACTGTGATATGTAATAAATCATAACAGCTCAAAGGATAAAACAAAATCATGCCAAAGAACCTAAAGAGAGATGACAAGCAATTATTTTCTTCCTATTTAAAACCATACCAAATCATGCCAAAGAAACTAAACTACGATCTAAGTCATTACtaaaaattccttttttcaGAAGATTTCACAATGGAAGGCTTTTCTATAGCAAAGCAATCATCATGAGATAACCAATACAATTCCAATACATGAATTTAGTTTCTAATATTTATGGAGACTAATTCATCCCATTTGGTTTCAACTATAGAGTTGCAACAAGACGCTGATATAGGAATACAATTCCTTAGCATTTCAAATTTTACTTTAAT
This sequence is a window from Coffea eugenioides isolate CCC68of chromosome 7, Ceug_1.0, whole genome shotgun sequence. Protein-coding genes within it:
- the LOC113778495 gene encoding 60S ribosomal protein L4-1-like; this encodes MASAAALPVVTVIPLENEMEADANSLPLPDVMKAPIRPDILQDVHRDISKNSRQPYAVSRSAGHQTSAESWGTGRAVSRIPRVPGGGTHRAGQGAYGNMCRGGRMFAPTKIWRRWHRKVPVNKKRYAVVSAIAASAVPSLVMARGHRIESVPQIPCVISDSAEAVEKTSNAISLLKKIGAYPDAEKAKDSQGIRPGKGKMRNRRYISRKGPLVVYGTEGAKLVKAFRNIPGVEVAHVDRLNLLKLAPGGHVGRFIVWTKSAFEKLDEIYGSFDKPSLKKKGYVLPRAKMVNGDLARIINSDEVQSVVRPIKKVVKRAPMKKNPLKNLNCLLKLNPYAKTARRMALLAEKQRVEAKREKLAKKRSPMTKEETSAVKAAGKSWYKTMISDSDYTEFENFSKWLGVSQ